A single window of Nicotiana tomentosiformis chromosome 1, ASM39032v3, whole genome shotgun sequence DNA harbors:
- the LOC138906505 gene encoding uncharacterized protein has product MADSTSQKRVTRGSAANTTAERRTKIRNDTLKKAQVEKSSKESTLPVAKKRKKPMDDASSVKGKEVDARNSSDTRDEKEIKLFVKHPPISSPHISSYTNTDIVSDLKVKLTPATSYISHSGIREMGS; this is encoded by the exons ATGGCTGATTCAACATCCCAGAAGAGGGTTACCAGAG GTTCAGCAGCAAATACAACTGCAGAGAGGAGAACAAAAATACGCAATGACACATTGAAAAAAGCCCAAGTTGAGAAATCTTCGAAAGAATCAACACTTCCCGTtgcgaaaaagagaaaaaaacctATGGATGATGCTTCAAGTGTCAAGGGAAAGGAGGTCGATGCAAGAAATAGCTCGGATACAAGGGACGAAAAG GAAATTAAACTATTTGTGAAACACCCGCCTATTTCATCACCACATATCAGTTCATATACTAACACAGACATAGTCTCCGACCTCAAAGTAAAACTTACTCCGGCCACATCCTACATTAGTCATTCAGGAATACGAGAAATGGGTTCGTGA